A window of Photobacterium toruni genomic DNA:
TATGGTATGGGCCCTGAAACACCAGTGGGTCATCCAAAAAATAAATATATGGAACTGGGTCCTCGTGACAAAGTTTCACAAGCGTTCTGGCATGAGCAGCAAAAAGGCAACACTATTCAGCACCCTCTTGGTGATGTAGTAATGCTTGATTTACGCCATCTTGGTGAAGAATACCTGCATGAGCGTCTACCGTTTATCTGTGAACTTGCTAAAGCTTACGTAAACGTTGATCCAGCAAAAGAGCCTATTCCAATTCGCCCAACCGTACACTACACCATGGGTGGTATTGAAACGAATGGTGCATGTGAAACCCGCATTAAAGGTCTATTTGCTGTTGGCGAATGTGCATCAGTTGGTCTTCACGGTGCTAACCGTCTAGGTTCTAACTCTCTAGCTGAGTTCGTCGTATTTGGTCGCGTTGCAGGTGAACACGCAGTACAACACGCAGAAACATTTAAAGGCTGGAACGACGCTTCAATCAACGCCCAAATCGATGCAGTACAAGCACGAATTGATGCTCTAATGGCACAAGAAGGCGATGAGAACTGGGCTCAAATCCGTACTGAAATGGGTCATACCATGGAAGCGGGTTGTGGTATCTACCGTCAACAAGATTTGATGCAAGCGACCATTGATAAACTTGCAGAGCTTAAACAACGCTTTAAACATATTAGCATTCAAGATAAAGGCCAAGTCTTTAACACTGATCTATTGTATGCAATTGAAGTGGGTTACGGTCTTGATGTTGCAGAAGCAATGGCACACTCAGCGATTCTACGTACAGAATCTCGTGGTGCGCACCAGCGTCTAGATGACGGTTGTACTGAACGTGACGATGTGAACTTCCTAAAACATAGCTTGGCATTCTATAACAATGGCGATGCGCCAATTATTGATTACAGCGATGTGAAGATCACTAAATCACAGCCAAAAGCTCGTTTGTATGGTGCAGAAGCAGAAGCTCACGAAGCACATGAAAAAGCACAACAAGCAGCACAATCAGAAGTTCAAGAGGAAAAGGCATAATGTCAGACAATCGCATTCAAAAAGTTGAAATTCTGCGTTATGACCCAGCAACAGATGCAGAACCGTATTTACAAGCATTTGAAGTACCATTCAATGAAACCATGTCAGTACTTGATGCATTAGGTTACATCAAAGACCATCTTGATAAGCATTTAAGCTATCGCTGGTCTTGCCGTATGGCAATCTGTGGTTCATGTGGCATGATGGTTAACGGCGTACCTAAATTAGCTTGTAAGAGTTTCCTTCGTGACTACCCTAACGGCGTTAAAATTGAGCCGCTAGCAAACTTTGCGATCGAAAAAGATCTTATTGTTGATATGACTCCTTTCATTGAGCGTCTTGAAGCAATTAAACCTTACATTATTGGTAACGATCGTACACCTGAAGACGGTACTAACCTTCAGACGCCTGAGCAAATGGCTAAATACAAGCAATTTGCTGGCTGTATTAATTGTGGCCTTTGCTACGCAGCATGCCCACAATTTGGTTTAAACCCTGAATTTATCGGCCCAGCGGCGCTAACATTGGCACACCGTTACAACCTTGATAGTCGCGACCATGGTCAACATGAGCGTATGGCATTGATCAACAGTGAAAATGGTGCATGGGGCTGTACATTCGTGGGTTACTGTTCTGAAGTATGTCCAAAGAGTGTTGATCCAGCAGCAGCTGTAAACCAAGGCAAAGTGGAATCATCAAAAGATTTCGTTATTGCAATGTTGAAGCCTCAGGAGGCATAAGGATGAGCAACCGTAAACCTTACGTTCGTGAAATGACGCGTACTTGGTGGAAAGACAGTTCTTTTTACCGTTTTTACATGCTGCGTGAAGCTACTGTATTACCGCTAATTTTCTTTACTATCTGCTTAACCTTTGGCTTAGGTTGTTTAGTAAAAGGTCCTGAAGCATGGCAAGGTTGGCTAAACTTTATGGCTAACCCAATTGTGATCATTCTAAATATTATTGCGTTGGCGGGTAGTTTATTCCACGCACAAACATTCTTTAGCATGATGCCGCAAGTGGTGCCAATTCGCATTAAAGGCAAGAAATTAGATAAGCGAATTATCGTTCTTGCACAGTGGGCAGTTGTTGCTGTCATCACCGCCATTGTTTTAGCGCTAGTTTAAGGAGCTGCTCGTGATTAATTTACATCCAAAACGTTCCGATGAGCCTGTTTGGTGGAGTTTATTTGGTGCCGGTGGTACTTGGTTTGCAATGATCACTCCTGTGACTATTTTAGTACTAGGGATCATGGTCCCACTCGGTATTATTAGTCCAGAAGCAGTTAGCTATGATCGCGCTGCAGATTTCGCAACTAGCTTTATTGGCGCATTATTTGTGATTGCAACCTTATCACTACCAATGTGGCATGGTATGCACCGTCTACACCATGGTATGCATGACCTTAAGTTCCATACAGGTGTTGTCGGTAAAATCGCTTGTTACGCGGCGGCGTTCCTAGTGACTGCACTATCAATTATCTTTGTGTTCATGATTAAATAATCACTGATACACAATCTAAAAAAGCACCGCTTGCGGTGCTTTTTTTATGGCTGTTATTTAAAGATTTTAAAACATCATCGCTCTAAATTACGCCCAACAAAAAAGGCCGCCAAAGCGACCTTTTTTAAAGCTCAATATGAAATTACTTCACACGGCTTACGTATTCACCTGAACGAGTATCAACTTTGATAACTTCGCCAATTGCGATGAATAAAGGAACACGTACTACAGCGCCTGTAGTTAGTGTTGCTGGCTTACCACCAGTACCTTGTGTATCGCCTTTAAGACCAGGATCTGTCTCTGTTACTTCAAGCTCAACAAAGTTTTGAGGAGTAACAACGATAGGGTTACCGTTCCAAAGCGTTAGCGTACACGCATCGTTCTCAACTAACCATTTCGCATTATCACCAACAGCTTTAACGTCTGCTGCGATTTGCTCAAATGTTTCATTGTTCATGAAATGGTAGAATTCACCGTCGTTATATAGGTAATCAAGTTCAGTATCGATTACGTCCGCAGCTTCAACTGACTCACCTGATTTAAACGTTTTTTCAAGAACTTTACCTGAAATAAGTTTACGAATTCGTACGCGGTTGAACGCTTGACCTTTACCAGGCTTAACAAATTCGTTTTCGATAATGACACATGGTTCATTATCAAGCATAATTTTCATTCCGCTGCGGAATTCATTGGTGCTGAAAGACGCCATTCTAATCCTCTTAACATCTTCGAGTTGTATTTAATGTCGCATATCATACCCCGAAACGTGCCATCTGTTGAGCAAAACTGGCTGAATGATCTAGCTAATGCGATATCTGATCCGTTAAAGCTACTCAATTGGCTTAAAATTGATCCAACACCTTGGCAAAAAGGCCTCACCGCTAAAAATTTATTTGCGCTTCGCGTTCCTGTAAGTTTTGTCGAAAGAATGGAAGTTGGCAACCCATACGATCCATTGTTGCGCCAAGTGCTACCGCTAGAGCAAGAATTTGAAGTACATCAAGGCTACTCAACCGATCCTCTTGATGAGCAAGACAACCCCATTCCAGGGCTATTACACAAGTATCACAATCGCGTATTAATGATAGTTAAAGGCGGTTGTGCCGTGAATTGCCGCTATTGCTTTCGACGCCACTTTCCTTATCAAAATAACAAAGGTAATAAAACTGTCTGGCAGCAAAGTATTGATTACATCGCAACCCAACCACAAATTAATGAAGTGATTTTATCCGGTGGCGATCCACTAATGGCAAAAGATCACGAATTAACATGGCTGCTAGAACATATTGCCGCGATTCCACATATTAAGCGGTTACGTATCCATAGCCGCTTGCCCGTGGTTATTCCACATCGAATTACCGCTGCGCTGTGTGAATTATTTGCAAATAGTCGCTTACAAATCATCATGGTGACCCATATTAACCATGCTAATGAAATCAATCACGATCTCACTACTGCAATGACACAGCTCAAGTTAGCAAAGGTCACACTGCTAAACCAAAGCGTACTTCTTAAAGGGGTTAATGACTCCGTCACAGCGCTAACAGACCTCAGCGAAGCCTTATTTGACGCAGGAATACTGCCTTATTACTTACACGTACTGGATCACGTACAAGGCGCTGCACACTTCTTTGTCAGTGATCAACAAGCACGTACCCTAATGGCAGGGTTAATTAACAATGTTTCAGGCTATCTCGTTCCTACATTAGCGCGTGAGATTGGCGGTAGAAACAGTAAAACCCCACTTGACCTTTACCTCGAATAATCACTATTGGTGGATCTTTTTGCCTCACTAGACCTAATTTCCCTTATTCTTTCATCTGCTTATTGCTGACTCATCATTACGAGTCAGCAATAACGCCACCTTAATATCAGCGCTAATCCATAACGTACAGCTTTTCCCATTAAAAACACCAAAAACATACACTTACTTTTACGCCTATCATAACCCTCACAATAATAAATC
This region includes:
- the frdA gene encoding fumarate reductase (quinol) flavoprotein subunit, translating into MKTITTDIAVIGAGGAGLRSAIAAAEANPELEIALISKVYPMRSHTVAAEGGSAAVIKDEDSFDNHFNDTVGGGDWLCEQDVVEYFVENSTREMIQMEQWGCPWSRKENGEVNVRRFGGMKVERTWFAADKTGFHMLHTLFQTSIKYPQIKRYDEYFVVDLLVEGDEIQGLIAIHMAEGELVCIKAKSVILATGGAGRVYHCNTNGGIVTGDGMAMAFRHGVPLRDMEFVQYHPTGLPGTGILMTEGCRGEGGIIVNKNGYRYLQDYGMGPETPVGHPKNKYMELGPRDKVSQAFWHEQQKGNTIQHPLGDVVMLDLRHLGEEYLHERLPFICELAKAYVNVDPAKEPIPIRPTVHYTMGGIETNGACETRIKGLFAVGECASVGLHGANRLGSNSLAEFVVFGRVAGEHAVQHAETFKGWNDASINAQIDAVQARIDALMAQEGDENWAQIRTEMGHTMEAGCGIYRQQDLMQATIDKLAELKQRFKHISIQDKGQVFNTDLLYAIEVGYGLDVAEAMAHSAILRTESRGAHQRLDDGCTERDDVNFLKHSLAFYNNGDAPIIDYSDVKITKSQPKARLYGAEAEAHEAHEKAQQAAQSEVQEEKA
- a CDS encoding succinate dehydrogenase/fumarate reductase iron-sulfur subunit, which produces MSDNRIQKVEILRYDPATDAEPYLQAFEVPFNETMSVLDALGYIKDHLDKHLSYRWSCRMAICGSCGMMVNGVPKLACKSFLRDYPNGVKIEPLANFAIEKDLIVDMTPFIERLEAIKPYIIGNDRTPEDGTNLQTPEQMAKYKQFAGCINCGLCYAACPQFGLNPEFIGPAALTLAHRYNLDSRDHGQHERMALINSENGAWGCTFVGYCSEVCPKSVDPAAAVNQGKVESSKDFVIAMLKPQEA
- the frdC gene encoding fumarate reductase subunit FrdC, whose translation is MSNRKPYVREMTRTWWKDSSFYRFYMLREATVLPLIFFTICLTFGLGCLVKGPEAWQGWLNFMANPIVIILNIIALAGSLFHAQTFFSMMPQVVPIRIKGKKLDKRIIVLAQWAVVAVITAIVLALV
- the frdD gene encoding fumarate reductase subunit FrdD; the protein is MINLHPKRSDEPVWWSLFGAGGTWFAMITPVTILVLGIMVPLGIISPEAVSYDRAADFATSFIGALFVIATLSLPMWHGMHRLHHGMHDLKFHTGVVGKIACYAAAFLVTALSIIFVFMIK
- the efp gene encoding elongation factor P, with translation MASFSTNEFRSGMKIMLDNEPCVIIENEFVKPGKGQAFNRVRIRKLISGKVLEKTFKSGESVEAADVIDTELDYLYNDGEFYHFMNNETFEQIAADVKAVGDNAKWLVENDACTLTLWNGNPIVVTPQNFVELEVTETDPGLKGDTQGTGGKPATLTTGAVVRVPLFIAIGEVIKVDTRSGEYVSRVK
- the epmB gene encoding EF-P beta-lysylation protein EpmB; this encodes MSHIIPRNVPSVEQNWLNDLANAISDPLKLLNWLKIDPTPWQKGLTAKNLFALRVPVSFVERMEVGNPYDPLLRQVLPLEQEFEVHQGYSTDPLDEQDNPIPGLLHKYHNRVLMIVKGGCAVNCRYCFRRHFPYQNNKGNKTVWQQSIDYIATQPQINEVILSGGDPLMAKDHELTWLLEHIAAIPHIKRLRIHSRLPVVIPHRITAALCELFANSRLQIIMVTHINHANEINHDLTTAMTQLKLAKVTLLNQSVLLKGVNDSVTALTDLSEALFDAGILPYYLHVLDHVQGAAHFFVSDQQARTLMAGLINNVSGYLVPTLAREIGGRNSKTPLDLYLE